From a single Vitis vinifera cultivar Pinot Noir 40024 chromosome 18, ASM3070453v1 genomic region:
- the LOC100263636 gene encoding uncharacterized protein LOC100263636 isoform X2: MQWQLTLIIIKLTVTTGAALICHLNTKTLSLLSGLYEQGISISEILNHGSISFGRYAAEPLAWEKWSVFSHNRCQEELEKFKAPGLVAQKKAYFEEYYRRIRALKAAEAEAQKQETTHHPEPYQDDLTATTSAEDSINDTGSKEEEQTSVVTQIQFSDTETTFPNLSGDSIENKSEVAEQQRSYSSSSNGEASVGYKADVSYSALDLAHSPEVASPEPVPQSDSSSEAAQQNGLVSDMGTVNLSSSKREDHAPVLKPKGTMASARNRAKLDCRTRNNVQKLSEKLKPSSQKKVAGNAGGKLQASRKTTPKPAGNMRPNSVSSHRPPPTKVPTGATVLHSSIARDKPVPSPSTIRSVQTMISLNPKVLPEKLTSRLPVNTLSRSAVQSTPKEITIKDGMRNVATENRSVRGGVARKSLDLTGCNMTPKGGQSEKLRPKAMSTTLPARNKSNQNRGIEFLHRSYDRGHQKEGKDQTNAGQRRYPKPALSSAPSIHKPPSPRPRKITPLQSAELMRNQREPREPREPRPKTPCWR, from the exons ATGCAATGGCAACTTACACTGATCATCATCAAGCTTACTGTGACAACTGGGGCTGCTCTGATCTGCCATCTGAACACGAAGACCCTCAG TTTATTGTCCGGACTTTATGAGCAGGGTATTTCCATCTCTGAAATTCTGAATCATGGCTCCATATCGTTTGGAAGATATGCTGCTGAGCCACTTGCATGGGAGAAATGGTCGGTTTTCTCTCACAATAGATGTCAAGAGGAGCTGGAGAAGTTCAAGGCCCCTGGTCTAGTTGCTCAAAAGAAGGCATACTTTGAGGAATATTACAGAAGGATTAGGGCTCTTAAGGCAGCAGAAGCTGAGGCACAGAAGCAAGAAACCACCCACCACCCTGAACCTTATCAAGATGACCTGACTGCTACCACAAGTGCTGAAGACAGTATCAATGATACTGGGTCAAAAGAGGAAGAGCAAACTAGTGTTGTTACTCAAATTCAATTCTCAGATACTGAAACCACCTTTCCGAACTTGTCTGGAGACAGCATTGAGAATAAATCAGAAGTTGCTGAGCAACAAAGAAGTTATAGTTCAAGCTCTAATGGCGAAGCCAGTGTGGGATACAAAGCTGATGTCTCCTATTCTGCTCTTGATCTGGCACATTCTCCAGAAGTGGCCTCCCCAGAGCCTGTTCCACAGAGCGATAGTAGCTCAGAAGCTGCCCAGCAAAACGGCCTTGTTTCTGACATGGGCACGGTCAATCTCAGTTCCAGTAAGCGGGAAGATCATGCACCTGTTTTGAAGCCTAAG GGCACTATGGCTTCAGCTAGAAATAGAGCAAAGTTGGACTGCAGAACTAGGAACAATGTGCAGAAACTGTCCGAGAAGCTAAAGCCATCTTCTCAGAAGAAAGTTGCTGGAAATGCAGGTGGCAAACTCCAAGCGAGCAGAAAAACTACTCCTAAGCCTGCAGGAAACATGAGACCAAACTCTGTTTCTTCACATAGACCACCACCTACTAAAGTACCCACCGGAGCCACAGTTTTGCACTCATCCATTGCAAGGGATAAGCCAGTGCCATCTCCTTCCACTATTAGATCTGTTCAAACAATGATAAGTTTAAACCCAAAAGTCTTGCCAGAGAAGTTAACATCAAGGTTGCCAGTTAATACACTGAGCCGTTCGGCTGTTCAG AGCACACCAAAGGAGATCACCATTAAAGATGGCATGAGAAATGTGGCTACAGAGAACAGGTCTGTCAGGGGTGGAGTTGCTAGGAAGTCTTTAGATTTGACTGGCTGCAACATGACGCCAAAGGGAGGACAATCTGAGAAGCTAAGGCCAAAAGCCAT GTCTACAACCCTTCCTGCCCggaataaatcaaatcaaaacagGGGAATTGAGTTTTTGCACAGGAGCTACGATAGAGGACACCAAAAAGAG GGAAAAGATCAAACTAATGCAGGTCAGCGAAGATATCCAAAGCCAGCCTTATCTAGTGCTCCTAGCATTCATAAGCCTCCAAGTCCAAGACCTAGGAAG ATTACACCATTGCAGTCAGCTGAGCTGATGCGGAATCAAAGGGAACCCAGGGAACCCAGGGAACCCAG ACCCAAGACACCATGTTGGCGATGA
- the LOC100263636 gene encoding protein WVD2-like 7 isoform X6 yields MATYTDHHQAYCDNWGCSDLPSEHEDPQGISISEILNHGSISFGRYAAEPLAWEKWSVFSHNRCQEELEKFKAPGLVAQKKAYFEEYYRRIRALKAAEAEAQKQETTHHPEPYQDDLTATTSAEDSINDTGSKEEEQTSVVTQIQFSDTETTFPNLSGDSIENKSEVAEQQRSYSSSSNGEASVGYKADVSYSALDLAHSPEVASPEPVPQSDSSSEAAQQNGLVSDMGTVNLSSSKREDHAPVLKPKGTMASARNRAKLDCRTRNNVQKLSEKLKPSSQKKVAGNAGGKLQASRKTTPKPAGNMRPNSVSSHRPPPTKVPTGATVLHSSIARDKPVPSPSTIRSVQTMISLNPKVLPEKLTSRLPVNTLSRSAVQSTPKEITIKDGMRNVATENRSVRGGVARKSLDLTGCNMTPKGGQSEKLRPKAMSTTLPARNKSNQNRGIEFLHRSYDRGHQKEGKDQTNAGQRRYPKPALSSAPSIHKPPSPRPRKITPLQSAELMRNQREPREPREPRPKTPCWR; encoded by the exons ATGGCAACTTACACTGATCATCATCAAGCTTACTGTGACAACTGGGGCTGCTCTGATCTGCCATCTGAACACGAAGACCCTCAG GGTATTTCCATCTCTGAAATTCTGAATCATGGCTCCATATCGTTTGGAAGATATGCTGCTGAGCCACTTGCATGGGAGAAATGGTCGGTTTTCTCTCACAATAGATGTCAAGAGGAGCTGGAGAAGTTCAAGGCCCCTGGTCTAGTTGCTCAAAAGAAGGCATACTTTGAGGAATATTACAGAAGGATTAGGGCTCTTAAGGCAGCAGAAGCTGAGGCACAGAAGCAAGAAACCACCCACCACCCTGAACCTTATCAAGATGACCTGACTGCTACCACAAGTGCTGAAGACAGTATCAATGATACTGGGTCAAAAGAGGAAGAGCAAACTAGTGTTGTTACTCAAATTCAATTCTCAGATACTGAAACCACCTTTCCGAACTTGTCTGGAGACAGCATTGAGAATAAATCAGAAGTTGCTGAGCAACAAAGAAGTTATAGTTCAAGCTCTAATGGCGAAGCCAGTGTGGGATACAAAGCTGATGTCTCCTATTCTGCTCTTGATCTGGCACATTCTCCAGAAGTGGCCTCCCCAGAGCCTGTTCCACAGAGCGATAGTAGCTCAGAAGCTGCCCAGCAAAACGGCCTTGTTTCTGACATGGGCACGGTCAATCTCAGTTCCAGTAAGCGGGAAGATCATGCACCTGTTTTGAAGCCTAAG GGCACTATGGCTTCAGCTAGAAATAGAGCAAAGTTGGACTGCAGAACTAGGAACAATGTGCAGAAACTGTCCGAGAAGCTAAAGCCATCTTCTCAGAAGAAAGTTGCTGGAAATGCAGGTGGCAAACTCCAAGCGAGCAGAAAAACTACTCCTAAGCCTGCAGGAAACATGAGACCAAACTCTGTTTCTTCACATAGACCACCACCTACTAAAGTACCCACCGGAGCCACAGTTTTGCACTCATCCATTGCAAGGGATAAGCCAGTGCCATCTCCTTCCACTATTAGATCTGTTCAAACAATGATAAGTTTAAACCCAAAAGTCTTGCCAGAGAAGTTAACATCAAGGTTGCCAGTTAATACACTGAGCCGTTCGGCTGTTCAG AGCACACCAAAGGAGATCACCATTAAAGATGGCATGAGAAATGTGGCTACAGAGAACAGGTCTGTCAGGGGTGGAGTTGCTAGGAAGTCTTTAGATTTGACTGGCTGCAACATGACGCCAAAGGGAGGACAATCTGAGAAGCTAAGGCCAAAAGCCAT GTCTACAACCCTTCCTGCCCggaataaatcaaatcaaaacagGGGAATTGAGTTTTTGCACAGGAGCTACGATAGAGGACACCAAAAAGAG GGAAAAGATCAAACTAATGCAGGTCAGCGAAGATATCCAAAGCCAGCCTTATCTAGTGCTCCTAGCATTCATAAGCCTCCAAGTCCAAGACCTAGGAAG ATTACACCATTGCAGTCAGCTGAGCTGATGCGGAATCAAAGGGAACCCAGGGAACCCAGGGAACCCAG ACCCAAGACACCATGTTGGCGATGA
- the LOC100263636 gene encoding protein WVD2-like 7 isoform X4 produces MATYTDHHQAYCDNWGCSDLPSEHEDPQGISISEILNHGSISFGRYAAEPLAWEKWSVFSHNRCQEELEKFKAPGLVAQKKAYFEEYYRRIRALKAAEAEAQKQETTHHPEPYQDDLTATTSAEDSINDTGSKEEEQTSVVTQIQFSDTETTFPNLSGDSIENKSEVAEQQRSYSSSSNGEASVGYKADVSYSALDLAHSPEVASPEPVPQSDSSSEAAQQNGLVSDMGTVNLSSSKREDHAPVLKPKGTMASARNRAKLDCRTRNNVQKLSEKLKPSSQKKVAGNAGGKLQASRKTTPKPAGNMRPNSVSSHRPPPTKVPTGATVLHSSIARDKPVPSPSTIRSVQTMISLNPKVLPEKLTSRLPVNTLSRSAVQSTPKEITIKDGMRNVATENRSVRGGVARKSLDLTGCNMTPKGGQSEKLRPKAMSTTLPARNKSNQNRGIEFLHRSYDRGHQKEGKDQTNAGQRRYPKPALSSAPSIHKPPSPRPRKITPLQSAELMRNQREPREPREPRIIPCRPKTPCWR; encoded by the exons ATGGCAACTTACACTGATCATCATCAAGCTTACTGTGACAACTGGGGCTGCTCTGATCTGCCATCTGAACACGAAGACCCTCAG GGTATTTCCATCTCTGAAATTCTGAATCATGGCTCCATATCGTTTGGAAGATATGCTGCTGAGCCACTTGCATGGGAGAAATGGTCGGTTTTCTCTCACAATAGATGTCAAGAGGAGCTGGAGAAGTTCAAGGCCCCTGGTCTAGTTGCTCAAAAGAAGGCATACTTTGAGGAATATTACAGAAGGATTAGGGCTCTTAAGGCAGCAGAAGCTGAGGCACAGAAGCAAGAAACCACCCACCACCCTGAACCTTATCAAGATGACCTGACTGCTACCACAAGTGCTGAAGACAGTATCAATGATACTGGGTCAAAAGAGGAAGAGCAAACTAGTGTTGTTACTCAAATTCAATTCTCAGATACTGAAACCACCTTTCCGAACTTGTCTGGAGACAGCATTGAGAATAAATCAGAAGTTGCTGAGCAACAAAGAAGTTATAGTTCAAGCTCTAATGGCGAAGCCAGTGTGGGATACAAAGCTGATGTCTCCTATTCTGCTCTTGATCTGGCACATTCTCCAGAAGTGGCCTCCCCAGAGCCTGTTCCACAGAGCGATAGTAGCTCAGAAGCTGCCCAGCAAAACGGCCTTGTTTCTGACATGGGCACGGTCAATCTCAGTTCCAGTAAGCGGGAAGATCATGCACCTGTTTTGAAGCCTAAG GGCACTATGGCTTCAGCTAGAAATAGAGCAAAGTTGGACTGCAGAACTAGGAACAATGTGCAGAAACTGTCCGAGAAGCTAAAGCCATCTTCTCAGAAGAAAGTTGCTGGAAATGCAGGTGGCAAACTCCAAGCGAGCAGAAAAACTACTCCTAAGCCTGCAGGAAACATGAGACCAAACTCTGTTTCTTCACATAGACCACCACCTACTAAAGTACCCACCGGAGCCACAGTTTTGCACTCATCCATTGCAAGGGATAAGCCAGTGCCATCTCCTTCCACTATTAGATCTGTTCAAACAATGATAAGTTTAAACCCAAAAGTCTTGCCAGAGAAGTTAACATCAAGGTTGCCAGTTAATACACTGAGCCGTTCGGCTGTTCAG AGCACACCAAAGGAGATCACCATTAAAGATGGCATGAGAAATGTGGCTACAGAGAACAGGTCTGTCAGGGGTGGAGTTGCTAGGAAGTCTTTAGATTTGACTGGCTGCAACATGACGCCAAAGGGAGGACAATCTGAGAAGCTAAGGCCAAAAGCCAT GTCTACAACCCTTCCTGCCCggaataaatcaaatcaaaacagGGGAATTGAGTTTTTGCACAGGAGCTACGATAGAGGACACCAAAAAGAG GGAAAAGATCAAACTAATGCAGGTCAGCGAAGATATCCAAAGCCAGCCTTATCTAGTGCTCCTAGCATTCATAAGCCTCCAAGTCCAAGACCTAGGAAG ATTACACCATTGCAGTCAGCTGAGCTGATGCGGAATCAAAGGGAACCCAGGGAACCCAGGGAACCCAG GATTATACCATGCAGACCCAAGACACCATGTTGGCGATGA
- the LOC109121972 gene encoding pentatricopeptide repeat-containing protein At1g05670, mitochondrial, whose translation MSPKRISEIIKVIRSDEIDMEVKLNLMNLRLSVASVTEIFRVLNLERLSAMRFFEWISHSRSGLSRNYDICSLIIDNCGRLGDYETMRCLLKDFNSKRVCLTSKAFGFVPVFTLSKASIMDFVRKLIEVLDDVGGVCRRSGLFGLIEMFSVSGSFEMAKFVMEITERKTSYYNILVREMCRKCNFKEARDLLDEMRLFGCRPNAKTYNYLLSSLCKNNRDDEACNVLEEMQEAGCPPDALTFEIFIYYTYRLGKLDFAIKFLDQMVSRGLEPRLTTHAAFIKGYFHSRRYEEAYEYVVDSGVTYKWPSNMIYSLLASLHQRNGNLISAQKILIEMIEKGLKPNFSVYKRVLEHLDKSGREDLAGDLRSRFSSLSFQSSTETG comes from the coding sequence ATGAGTCCAAAACGAATTTCTGAAATTATTAAGGTGATTAGAAGTGATGAAATTGATATGGAGGTCAAGTTGAATTTGATGAATTTACGTCTGTCTGTTGCTTCAGTTACTGAGATTTTTCGGGTTTTGAATTTAGAAAGATTGTCTGCTATGCGATTCTTTGAATGGATTAGTCATTCGAGATCAGGGTTGAGCCGTAATTATGATATCTGTAGTTTGATTATTGATAACTGTGGGCGGTTGGGTGATTATGAGACAATGAGATGTCTTTTAAAAGACTTTAATTCAAAACGTGTTTGTCTTACTAGCAAGGCATTTGGGTTTGTGCCTGTTTTTACTTTGAGTAAGGCCTCAATTATGGATTTTGTGAGGAAACTGATAGAAGTGTTGGATGATGTTGGTGGCGTATGCCGTCGTTCTGGGttatttggtttgattgaaatgTTTAGTGTTTCCGGCTCCTTCGAAATGGCTAAGTTTGTGATGGAGATAACAGAGAGGAAAACatcatattataatattttggtTAGGGAAATGTGTCGGAAGTGCAATTTTAAAGAAGCACGTGATCTGCTTGATGAGATGCGGCTGTTTGGTTGTAGGCCAAATGCTAAAACTTATAATTACCTACTTAGTAGTTTATGTAAGAATAATCGAGATGACGAAGCTTGCAACGTGCTTGAAGAAATGCAGGAAGCTGGTTGTCCTCCTGATGCTTTAACCTTTGAGATCTTTATATACTACACATACAGGCTTGGAAAGTTGGATTTTGCAATCAAGTTTCTTGATCAGATGGTATCTAGGGGGCTTGAACCTCGGCTTACAACACATGCTGCCTTTATCAAAGGCTATTTCCATTCCAGACGATATGAAGAAGCATATGAGTATGTTGTTGATTCAGGTGTCACATACAAGTGGCCAAGCAATATGATTTACAGCTTGCTTGCCAGCCTTCATCAAAGAAATGGAAATCTTATCAGTGCTCAAAAGATTCTTATTGAGATGATTGAGAAGGGTCTTAAACCAAACTTTTCTGTTTATAAGAGGGTTTTGGAACATCTTGACAAGTCAGGTAGGGAAGATTTGGCTGGAGATTTAAGAAGCAGGTTCTCTAGTTTGAGTTTCCAGTCAAGTACTGAAACTGGATGA
- the LOC100263636 gene encoding uncharacterized protein LOC100263636 isoform X5 — protein MQWQLTLIIIKLTVTTGAALICHLNTKTLSLLSGLYEQGISISEILNHGSISFGRYAAEPLAWEKWSVFSHNRCQEELEKFKAPGLVAQKKAYFEEYYRRIRALKAAEAEAQKQETTHHPEPYQDDLTATTSAEDSINDTGSKEEEQTSVVTQIQFSDTETTFPNLSGDSIENKSEVAEQQRSYSSSSNGEASVGYKADVSYSALDLAHSPEVASPEPVPQSDSSSEAAQQNGLVSDMGTVNLSSSKREDHAPVLKPKGTMASARNRAKLDCRTRNNVQKLSEKLKPSSQKKVAGNAGGKLQASRKTTPKPAGNMRPNSVSSHRPPPTKVPTGATVLHSSIARDKPVPSPSTIRSVQTMISLNPKVLPEKLTSRLPVNTLSRSAVQSTPKEITIKDGMRNVATENRSVRGGVARKSLDLTGCNMTPKGGQSEKLRPKAMSTTLPARNKSNQNRGIEFLHRSYDRGHQKEGKDQTNAGQRRYPKPALSSAPSIHKPPSPRPRKITPLQSAELMRNQREPRPKTPCWR, from the exons ATGCAATGGCAACTTACACTGATCATCATCAAGCTTACTGTGACAACTGGGGCTGCTCTGATCTGCCATCTGAACACGAAGACCCTCAG TTTATTGTCCGGACTTTATGAGCAGGGTATTTCCATCTCTGAAATTCTGAATCATGGCTCCATATCGTTTGGAAGATATGCTGCTGAGCCACTTGCATGGGAGAAATGGTCGGTTTTCTCTCACAATAGATGTCAAGAGGAGCTGGAGAAGTTCAAGGCCCCTGGTCTAGTTGCTCAAAAGAAGGCATACTTTGAGGAATATTACAGAAGGATTAGGGCTCTTAAGGCAGCAGAAGCTGAGGCACAGAAGCAAGAAACCACCCACCACCCTGAACCTTATCAAGATGACCTGACTGCTACCACAAGTGCTGAAGACAGTATCAATGATACTGGGTCAAAAGAGGAAGAGCAAACTAGTGTTGTTACTCAAATTCAATTCTCAGATACTGAAACCACCTTTCCGAACTTGTCTGGAGACAGCATTGAGAATAAATCAGAAGTTGCTGAGCAACAAAGAAGTTATAGTTCAAGCTCTAATGGCGAAGCCAGTGTGGGATACAAAGCTGATGTCTCCTATTCTGCTCTTGATCTGGCACATTCTCCAGAAGTGGCCTCCCCAGAGCCTGTTCCACAGAGCGATAGTAGCTCAGAAGCTGCCCAGCAAAACGGCCTTGTTTCTGACATGGGCACGGTCAATCTCAGTTCCAGTAAGCGGGAAGATCATGCACCTGTTTTGAAGCCTAAG GGCACTATGGCTTCAGCTAGAAATAGAGCAAAGTTGGACTGCAGAACTAGGAACAATGTGCAGAAACTGTCCGAGAAGCTAAAGCCATCTTCTCAGAAGAAAGTTGCTGGAAATGCAGGTGGCAAACTCCAAGCGAGCAGAAAAACTACTCCTAAGCCTGCAGGAAACATGAGACCAAACTCTGTTTCTTCACATAGACCACCACCTACTAAAGTACCCACCGGAGCCACAGTTTTGCACTCATCCATTGCAAGGGATAAGCCAGTGCCATCTCCTTCCACTATTAGATCTGTTCAAACAATGATAAGTTTAAACCCAAAAGTCTTGCCAGAGAAGTTAACATCAAGGTTGCCAGTTAATACACTGAGCCGTTCGGCTGTTCAG AGCACACCAAAGGAGATCACCATTAAAGATGGCATGAGAAATGTGGCTACAGAGAACAGGTCTGTCAGGGGTGGAGTTGCTAGGAAGTCTTTAGATTTGACTGGCTGCAACATGACGCCAAAGGGAGGACAATCTGAGAAGCTAAGGCCAAAAGCCAT GTCTACAACCCTTCCTGCCCggaataaatcaaatcaaaacagGGGAATTGAGTTTTTGCACAGGAGCTACGATAGAGGACACCAAAAAGAG GGAAAAGATCAAACTAATGCAGGTCAGCGAAGATATCCAAAGCCAGCCTTATCTAGTGCTCCTAGCATTCATAAGCCTCCAAGTCCAAGACCTAGGAAG ATTACACCATTGCAGTCAGCTGAGCTGATGCGGAATCAAAGGGAACC CAGACCCAAGACACCATGTTGGCGATGA
- the LOC100263636 gene encoding uncharacterized protein LOC100263636 isoform X3: MQWQLTLIIIKLTVTTGAALICHLNTKTLSLLSGLYEQGISISEILNHGSISFGRYAAEPLAWEKWSVFSHNRCQEELEKFKAPGLVAQKKAYFEEYYRRIRALKAAEAEAQKQETTHHPEPYQDDLTATTSAEDSINDTGSKEEEQTSVVTQIQFSDTETTFPNLSGDSIENKSEVAEQQRSYSSSSNGEASVGYKADVSYSALDLAHSPEVASPEPVPQSDSSSEAAQQNGLVSDMGTVNLSSSKREDHAPVLKPKGTMASARNRAKLDCRTRNNVQKLSEKLKPSSQKKVAGNAGGKLQASRKTTPKPAGNMRPNSVSSHRPPPTKVPTGATVLHSSIARDKPVPSPSTIRSVQTMISLNPKVLPEKLTSRLPVNTLSRSAVQSTPKEITIKDGMRNVATENRSVRGGVARKSLDLTGCNMTPKGGQSEKLRPKAMSTTLPARNKSNQNRGIEFLHRSYDRGHQKEGKDQTNAGQRRYPKPALSSAPSIHKPPSPRPRKITPLQSAELMRNQREPREPRPKTPCWR; encoded by the exons ATGCAATGGCAACTTACACTGATCATCATCAAGCTTACTGTGACAACTGGGGCTGCTCTGATCTGCCATCTGAACACGAAGACCCTCAG TTTATTGTCCGGACTTTATGAGCAGGGTATTTCCATCTCTGAAATTCTGAATCATGGCTCCATATCGTTTGGAAGATATGCTGCTGAGCCACTTGCATGGGAGAAATGGTCGGTTTTCTCTCACAATAGATGTCAAGAGGAGCTGGAGAAGTTCAAGGCCCCTGGTCTAGTTGCTCAAAAGAAGGCATACTTTGAGGAATATTACAGAAGGATTAGGGCTCTTAAGGCAGCAGAAGCTGAGGCACAGAAGCAAGAAACCACCCACCACCCTGAACCTTATCAAGATGACCTGACTGCTACCACAAGTGCTGAAGACAGTATCAATGATACTGGGTCAAAAGAGGAAGAGCAAACTAGTGTTGTTACTCAAATTCAATTCTCAGATACTGAAACCACCTTTCCGAACTTGTCTGGAGACAGCATTGAGAATAAATCAGAAGTTGCTGAGCAACAAAGAAGTTATAGTTCAAGCTCTAATGGCGAAGCCAGTGTGGGATACAAAGCTGATGTCTCCTATTCTGCTCTTGATCTGGCACATTCTCCAGAAGTGGCCTCCCCAGAGCCTGTTCCACAGAGCGATAGTAGCTCAGAAGCTGCCCAGCAAAACGGCCTTGTTTCTGACATGGGCACGGTCAATCTCAGTTCCAGTAAGCGGGAAGATCATGCACCTGTTTTGAAGCCTAAG GGCACTATGGCTTCAGCTAGAAATAGAGCAAAGTTGGACTGCAGAACTAGGAACAATGTGCAGAAACTGTCCGAGAAGCTAAAGCCATCTTCTCAGAAGAAAGTTGCTGGAAATGCAGGTGGCAAACTCCAAGCGAGCAGAAAAACTACTCCTAAGCCTGCAGGAAACATGAGACCAAACTCTGTTTCTTCACATAGACCACCACCTACTAAAGTACCCACCGGAGCCACAGTTTTGCACTCATCCATTGCAAGGGATAAGCCAGTGCCATCTCCTTCCACTATTAGATCTGTTCAAACAATGATAAGTTTAAACCCAAAAGTCTTGCCAGAGAAGTTAACATCAAGGTTGCCAGTTAATACACTGAGCCGTTCGGCTGTTCAG AGCACACCAAAGGAGATCACCATTAAAGATGGCATGAGAAATGTGGCTACAGAGAACAGGTCTGTCAGGGGTGGAGTTGCTAGGAAGTCTTTAGATTTGACTGGCTGCAACATGACGCCAAAGGGAGGACAATCTGAGAAGCTAAGGCCAAAAGCCAT GTCTACAACCCTTCCTGCCCggaataaatcaaatcaaaacagGGGAATTGAGTTTTTGCACAGGAGCTACGATAGAGGACACCAAAAAGAG GGAAAAGATCAAACTAATGCAGGTCAGCGAAGATATCCAAAGCCAGCCTTATCTAGTGCTCCTAGCATTCATAAGCCTCCAAGTCCAAGACCTAGGAAG ATTACACCATTGCAGTCAGCTGAGCTGATGCGGAATCAAAGGGAACCCAGGGAACC CAGACCCAAGACACCATGTTGGCGATGA
- the LOC100263636 gene encoding uncharacterized protein LOC100263636 isoform X1, whose protein sequence is MQWQLTLIIIKLTVTTGAALICHLNTKTLSLLSGLYEQGISISEILNHGSISFGRYAAEPLAWEKWSVFSHNRCQEELEKFKAPGLVAQKKAYFEEYYRRIRALKAAEAEAQKQETTHHPEPYQDDLTATTSAEDSINDTGSKEEEQTSVVTQIQFSDTETTFPNLSGDSIENKSEVAEQQRSYSSSSNGEASVGYKADVSYSALDLAHSPEVASPEPVPQSDSSSEAAQQNGLVSDMGTVNLSSSKREDHAPVLKPKGTMASARNRAKLDCRTRNNVQKLSEKLKPSSQKKVAGNAGGKLQASRKTTPKPAGNMRPNSVSSHRPPPTKVPTGATVLHSSIARDKPVPSPSTIRSVQTMISLNPKVLPEKLTSRLPVNTLSRSAVQSTPKEITIKDGMRNVATENRSVRGGVARKSLDLTGCNMTPKGGQSEKLRPKAMSTTLPARNKSNQNRGIEFLHRSYDRGHQKEGKDQTNAGQRRYPKPALSSAPSIHKPPSPRPRKITPLQSAELMRNQREPREPREPRIIPCRPKTPCWR, encoded by the exons ATGCAATGGCAACTTACACTGATCATCATCAAGCTTACTGTGACAACTGGGGCTGCTCTGATCTGCCATCTGAACACGAAGACCCTCAG TTTATTGTCCGGACTTTATGAGCAGGGTATTTCCATCTCTGAAATTCTGAATCATGGCTCCATATCGTTTGGAAGATATGCTGCTGAGCCACTTGCATGGGAGAAATGGTCGGTTTTCTCTCACAATAGATGTCAAGAGGAGCTGGAGAAGTTCAAGGCCCCTGGTCTAGTTGCTCAAAAGAAGGCATACTTTGAGGAATATTACAGAAGGATTAGGGCTCTTAAGGCAGCAGAAGCTGAGGCACAGAAGCAAGAAACCACCCACCACCCTGAACCTTATCAAGATGACCTGACTGCTACCACAAGTGCTGAAGACAGTATCAATGATACTGGGTCAAAAGAGGAAGAGCAAACTAGTGTTGTTACTCAAATTCAATTCTCAGATACTGAAACCACCTTTCCGAACTTGTCTGGAGACAGCATTGAGAATAAATCAGAAGTTGCTGAGCAACAAAGAAGTTATAGTTCAAGCTCTAATGGCGAAGCCAGTGTGGGATACAAAGCTGATGTCTCCTATTCTGCTCTTGATCTGGCACATTCTCCAGAAGTGGCCTCCCCAGAGCCTGTTCCACAGAGCGATAGTAGCTCAGAAGCTGCCCAGCAAAACGGCCTTGTTTCTGACATGGGCACGGTCAATCTCAGTTCCAGTAAGCGGGAAGATCATGCACCTGTTTTGAAGCCTAAG GGCACTATGGCTTCAGCTAGAAATAGAGCAAAGTTGGACTGCAGAACTAGGAACAATGTGCAGAAACTGTCCGAGAAGCTAAAGCCATCTTCTCAGAAGAAAGTTGCTGGAAATGCAGGTGGCAAACTCCAAGCGAGCAGAAAAACTACTCCTAAGCCTGCAGGAAACATGAGACCAAACTCTGTTTCTTCACATAGACCACCACCTACTAAAGTACCCACCGGAGCCACAGTTTTGCACTCATCCATTGCAAGGGATAAGCCAGTGCCATCTCCTTCCACTATTAGATCTGTTCAAACAATGATAAGTTTAAACCCAAAAGTCTTGCCAGAGAAGTTAACATCAAGGTTGCCAGTTAATACACTGAGCCGTTCGGCTGTTCAG AGCACACCAAAGGAGATCACCATTAAAGATGGCATGAGAAATGTGGCTACAGAGAACAGGTCTGTCAGGGGTGGAGTTGCTAGGAAGTCTTTAGATTTGACTGGCTGCAACATGACGCCAAAGGGAGGACAATCTGAGAAGCTAAGGCCAAAAGCCAT GTCTACAACCCTTCCTGCCCggaataaatcaaatcaaaacagGGGAATTGAGTTTTTGCACAGGAGCTACGATAGAGGACACCAAAAAGAG GGAAAAGATCAAACTAATGCAGGTCAGCGAAGATATCCAAAGCCAGCCTTATCTAGTGCTCCTAGCATTCATAAGCCTCCAAGTCCAAGACCTAGGAAG ATTACACCATTGCAGTCAGCTGAGCTGATGCGGAATCAAAGGGAACCCAGGGAACCCAGGGAACCCAG GATTATACCATGCAGACCCAAGACACCATGTTGGCGATGA